A region from the Dendropsophus ebraccatus isolate aDenEbr1 chromosome 1, aDenEbr1.pat, whole genome shotgun sequence genome encodes:
- the NKX6-3 gene encoding homeobox protein Nkx-6.3, whose translation METHHPGAFMLPPYSEIKAPPGCQFSAHTTFHKLSSTVLGCHLPSGTPHGISDILSRPLPAPHGGMLPAYPTVPGYGRASATGGCFSEQGSIMSKSGSPYSNQNQGSWTDIGQEWRTSNRTLGNGPTMSTDMSTRKKHTRPTFTGHQIFALEKTFEQTKYLAGPERARLAFSLGMSESQVKVWFQNRRTKWRKKSTADPSGAPSLGSRAPGDLTPSENEDDEYTKPLDPDSDDEKIRLLLRKHRAAFSVLSLAPHNL comes from the exons ATGGAGACCCATCATCCTGGAGCTTTCATGTTGCCACCTTATTCCGAAATCAAAGCCCCTCCAGGTTGCCAGTTTTCTGCCCATACGACTTTTCATAAGCTGAGCAGCACCGTACTGGGATGCCATCTGCCTTCCGGTACCCCACACGGCATCTCAGACATTCTAAGCCGACCGCTACCAGCTCCACATGGTGGGATGCTGCCAGCCTACCCCACAGTGCCAGGATATGGAAGAGCATCGGCTACCGGTGGTTGTTTCAGTGAGCAAGGAAGCATCATGTCCAAGAGTGGAAGCCCGTATAGCAATCAAAACCAAGGCAGCTGGACGGACATTGGGCAGGAATGGAGAACGAGCAACAGGACACTCGGCAATG GTCCCACAATGAGCACAGACATGTCCACAAGGAAAAAGCACACCCGTCCTACTTTCACGGGCCACCAGATTTTTGCCTTGGAGAAGACCTTTGAGCAAACAAAGTATCTTGCAGGACCAGAAAGAGCAAGACTGGCATTTAGCCTTGGCATGAGCGAGTCCCAAGTCAAG GTCTGGTTTCAGAACCGTCGCACTAAGTGGCGTAAGAAGAGCACTGCGGACCCCTCAGGAGCCCCTTCCCTTGGTTCTCGGGCCCCTGGGGACCTAACACCATCTGAGAATGAGGATGATGAATACACCAAACCACTGGATCCTGACTCTGACGATGAGAAGATCCGTCTGCTGCTGAGGAAGCACCgggcagccttctccgtcctcagCCTGGCCCCTCACAATCTGTGA